In Phoenix dactylifera cultivar Barhee BC4 chromosome 11, palm_55x_up_171113_PBpolish2nd_filt_p, whole genome shotgun sequence, the following are encoded in one genomic region:
- the LOC103713765 gene encoding F-box protein At5g67140 — protein sequence MLINIPGPSQLQVITEPSPIFSSPLSTPTPDSSSGKGEMGAEAEIERLPVDLLAHIFSLLSSFRDLAQASGVCWKWRRGVEQSLASRERLSFSGWKMDDASTARLVCAAYNLKELDISRSCWGCQITDEGLYKISSAKCVRNLTSISLWGMAGITDEGVIHLVSRAMSLQNLNIGGTFITDESLYAIADSCPRLKAISLWSCRHATESGLIMLVSKCRRLESINVWGMRVPADCFISLLHISPALQIKPISPHLNI from the exons ATGCTAATTAACATCCCTGGCCCGTCCCAGCTCCAAGTGATCACGGAACCTTCTCccatcttctcttctcctctgtcTACCCCCACCCCCGATTCCTCCTCGGGGAAGGGCGAGATGGGCGCCGAGGCTGAGATAGAGCGGCTGCCGGTGGACCTCCTCGCCCAcatcttctccctcctctcctccttccgGGACCTCGCACA ggcGAGCGGGGTGTGCTGGAAGTGGCGGCGAGGGGTGGAGCAGTCTTTGGCCAGCAGGGAGCGGCTGAGCTTCTCCGGGTGGAAGATGGACGACGCCTCCACCGCCCGCCTCGTCTGCGCCGCCTACAACCTCAAGGAGCTCGACAT CTCTCGGAGTTGCTGGGGTTGCCAGATCACTGATGAAGGACTGTATAAGATCTCTTCGGCGAAGTGTGTCCGCAATCTGACATCTATATCCTTGTGGGGTATGGCTGGCATCACTGATGAAGGCGTCATTCACCTG GTTTCAAGAGCTATGTCTTTACAAAACCTGAATATCGGCGGTACATTTATTACTGATGAATCCTTATATGCAATTGCAGATAGTTGTCCACGATTGAAA GCTATCAGCCTCTGGAGCTGTCGCCATGCGACCGAGAGCGGCCTCATCATGCTCGTAAGCAAATGCCGAAGACTGGAGTCCATCAATGTCTGGGGGATGAGGGTCCCTGCGGACTGTTTCATCAGCTTGCTCCACATCAGCCCTGCTCTGCAGATAAAACCCATCTCACCTCATCTGAATATTTGA
- the LOC103713767 gene encoding caffeoyl-CoA O-methyltransferase, with protein MNIPTQRAGAEGRQEGKKESNQQSMATTETETKSQSQSQNGQVGRHQEVGHKSLLQSDALYQYILETSVYPREPECMKELREITAKHPWNIMTTSADEGQFLNMLLKLVNAKKTMEIGVYTGYSLLATALALPDDGQILAMDINRENYELGLPVIEKAGVAHKIDFRVGPALPLLDGLVEDEKNHGSFDFIFVDADKDNYLNYHKRLLDLVKPGGIIAYDNTLWNGTVVAPPDAPLRKYVRYYRDFVLELNKALAADPRIEICQLPVGDGVTLCRRIK; from the exons ATGAACATCCCCACCCAGCGAGCAGGCGCAGAGGGAAGacaagaagggaagaaagagagCAACCAGCAATCCATGGCTACCACCGAGACCGAGACCAAGAGCCAGAGCCAGAGCCAGAATGGGCAGGTGGGCAGGCATCAGGAAGTCGGCCACAAGAGCCTCCTCCAGAGCGACGCCCTCTATCAA TACATACTGGAGACCAGCGTGTATCCTCGGGAGCCCGAGTGCATGAAAGAGCTCCGCGAGATCACCGCCAAGCACCCCTG GAACATCATGACCACCTCCGCCGACGAAGGGCAGTTCCTCAACATGCTGCTGAAGCTGGTCAACGCCAAGAAGACCATGGAGATCGGCGTCTACACCGGCTACTCCCTCCTCGCCACCGCCCTCGCCCTCCCCGATGACGGCCAG ATCTTGGCGATGGACATCAACCGGGAGAACTACGAGCTGGGGCTGCCGGTGATCGAGAAGGCGGGCGTGGCCCACAAGATCGACTTCCGCGTCGGCCCCGCCCTGCCGTTGCTGGACGGATTGGTGGAGGACGAGAAGAACCACGGTTCCTTCGACTTCATCTTCGTCGACGCCGACAAGGACAACTACCTCAACTACCACAAGCGCCTGCTGGACCTCGTCAAGCCCGGCGGCATCATCGCCTACGACAACACCCTCTGGAACGGAACCGTGGTGGCGCCGCCCGACGCCCCCCTCCGCAAGTACGTCCGCTACTACCGGGACTTCGTGCTCGAGCTCAACAAGGCCCTCGCCGCCGACCCCCGCATCGAGATCTGCCAGCTCCCGGTCGGCGACGGCGTCACCCTCTGCCGCCGGATCAAATAA